In the genome of Methylophaga nitratireducenticrescens, one region contains:
- the htpG gene encoding molecular chaperone HtpG, with product MGVEAHKETMGFQTEVKQLLNLMINSLYSNKEIFLRELISNAADAADKLRFEALSDDALYEEDGDLNIRVDFDKEARTITITDNGIGMTREEVINNIGTIARSGTKAFFGQLTGDQAKDSQLIGQFGVGFYSAFIVADKVTLKTRRAGTTKEHGVLWESAGEGEFNIETIEKATRGTEVILHLREDEDEFLNGWRLRNVIRKYSDHINLPIIMQKEPVPDEEGNIDESIIEDETVNKATALWTLSKNDITDEQYKEFYKQIAHDFQDPLSWSHNKVEGNTEYTSLLYIPSKAPFDLWDRDRMHGIKLYVKRVFIMEDSEQLMPRYLRFIRGVIDTNDLPLNVSREILQSSKVIDTIRAASVKKILSELNKMANNEPEQYAEFWKEFGQVIKEGPGEDFANKEALAKLLRFASTETGNADQTVSLEDYVSRMKDKQDKIFYITAESYAAAKNSPHLEVFRKKGIEVLLLTDRVDEWLVNSLTDFDGKHLQSVAKGDLDLGELEDEAEKKAHEEVEKNFEDLVDRVKKTLDEKVKDVRITHRLTDSPACLVADHYDMSGNLERMLKAAGQQVSASKPILELNPEHPMVAKLKDEQNDEQFSDWTSILFDQALLAEGGQLDDPASFVKKLNAMLLQRA from the coding sequence ATGGGCGTTGAAGCACATAAGGAAACAATGGGTTTCCAGACAGAAGTTAAACAACTTCTCAACCTGATGATTAACTCACTTTACAGCAACAAAGAGATCTTTCTGCGTGAGCTGATTTCCAATGCGGCCGATGCTGCTGACAAGTTGCGTTTTGAAGCGCTATCTGATGATGCATTATACGAAGAAGATGGTGATCTGAATATTCGTGTCGATTTTGATAAAGAAGCTCGTACCATCACCATCACTGATAACGGTATTGGTATGACCCGTGAGGAAGTCATCAATAATATCGGCACCATTGCTCGTAGTGGTACCAAAGCATTTTTTGGTCAGTTAACCGGTGATCAGGCTAAAGACTCACAACTGATCGGCCAGTTTGGTGTGGGGTTCTACTCTGCATTTATCGTGGCGGATAAAGTCACCCTGAAAACTCGCCGTGCTGGTACCACTAAAGAACACGGTGTGTTGTGGGAATCGGCTGGTGAAGGTGAGTTCAATATTGAAACCATCGAAAAAGCCACCCGCGGTACCGAAGTCATCCTGCATTTACGTGAGGATGAAGATGAGTTTCTCAATGGCTGGCGTCTGCGTAATGTGATCCGTAAATATTCTGATCACATCAATCTGCCTATCATCATGCAAAAAGAGCCAGTGCCAGACGAAGAAGGCAACATCGATGAAAGCATCATCGAAGATGAAACCGTCAATAAAGCCACAGCCTTATGGACGTTATCCAAAAACGATATCACTGATGAGCAATACAAAGAGTTCTACAAGCAAATTGCTCACGACTTTCAGGACCCATTGAGCTGGAGCCATAACAAAGTCGAAGGCAACACCGAATACACCTCACTGCTGTATATCCCATCCAAAGCACCGTTTGATCTGTGGGATCGTGATCGCATGCACGGCATCAAGTTGTATGTGAAACGCGTGTTTATCATGGAAGACAGCGAACAACTGATGCCTCGTTATCTGCGCTTTATCCGTGGTGTGATTGATACCAACGATCTGCCATTGAATGTGTCGCGTGAAATCCTGCAAAGCAGCAAAGTCATTGATACCATCCGTGCTGCTTCAGTGAAGAAAATTCTCTCTGAACTGAACAAAATGGCCAATAACGAACCTGAACAATATGCTGAATTCTGGAAAGAATTCGGTCAGGTGATCAAAGAAGGTCCAGGCGAAGACTTTGCCAACAAAGAAGCGTTGGCCAAATTACTGCGCTTTGCCAGCACTGAAACCGGTAATGCTGATCAAACCGTTTCATTGGAAGATTATGTCAGCCGGATGAAAGACAAGCAGGACAAAATCTTTTACATCACTGCCGAAAGCTATGCCGCGGCGAAAAACAGTCCGCATCTCGAAGTATTCCGTAAGAAAGGCATTGAAGTCCTGTTGCTCACCGACCGCGTCGATGAATGGCTGGTCAATTCTCTGACAGACTTTGATGGCAAACACCTGCAATCCGTTGCTAAAGGCGATCTGGATCTGGGTGAGCTGGAAGACGAAGCAGAAAAAAAAGCGCACGAAGAAGTCGAGAAAAACTTCGAAGATCTGGTTGATCGGGTCAAGAAAACGCTGGATGAGAAGGTCAAGGATGTTCGCATTACTCATCGTTTGACCGATTCACCGGCCTGTCTGGTAGCCGACCATTACGATATGAGCGGAAATCTGGAACGCATGCTAAAAGCGGCAGGCCAACAGGTTTCAGCCAGCAAACCGATTCTGGAACTCAATCCGGAACATCCAATGGTCGCCAAATTGAAAGACGAACAGAACGATGAACAGTTTAGTGACTGGACATCTATCCTGTTTGATCAGGCCTTGTTGGCCGAGGGTGGACAGCTGGACGATCCAGCCAGCTTCGTCAAAAAACTGAACGCGATGTTATTACAACGCGCCTAA
- a CDS encoding bifunctional diguanylate cyclase/phosphodiesterase, whose protein sequence is MKSRNEHKPLIPSIFRQALQYRMGFAKWLWLYSCIVIILITAISIISWNGLSSLYNSIYDQSDIQNNKAIKITKISQLLNENYSLAISLNQPSQQRVLPYDLVENKNIISKIKRNINEITRSTESLLKISQNEVEINLINEFQKRRKEWLKILLLSQRQDKAHITDNEFGILQDNIRKNATATVESLYRIRELNDNKAAELLLQVDKNYKNTLITLSTAILICIIAASLFSISTINYIRTVVKRVIRFAETMSYGDWSNPINNINEPGEIGILLTHLEQMRGRLHSLFTQNKQVENKATKLLLAVNQSNSTVLMTDLSTKIIYVNEAFTQTTGYKAEEVIGRTPKILQSNKTPEEVYKDLWKNLRQGITWTGELINRCKDGTLITEVVKISPIKNISGETEGYMAVKDNITELKKAHQHIEKMAYSDALTDLPNRHRFIRELKTLLNKGNNSFSILFIDLNNFKQINDSKGHNVGDSILKTISQRLSDCCKNQFLLARVGGDEFVIISLFIEEFMIKRLVNNLHRTLSMPIYIDDYQYILGASIGISNFPEHGKTSQDILRRADIAMYQSKIKNLPYCIYNKEMESQIQRELLILQRFELALSTSEGLNIHLQPQFSLKDKALIGAEVLLRWHDNILGNVSPGEFIKIAENSGLIFKLDKWVIEHTLDYLSECRSVAIFSGRIAINISSQTLENPIFSSWMKNRIKNTKVDSKYIELEITETGLMNDPDKALQNIIKLKSFGISVSIDDFGTGYSSLAYLRRFNADKLKIDKSFIDHIHTSKTDQSIVLATIDLAHSLGMKALAEGIENEDQEQILVELGCDFAQGYYYAKPMPKKEFTDHYLINNEIIHTQ, encoded by the coding sequence TTGAAAAGCCGGAATGAGCATAAACCATTAATACCCTCTATATTTCGTCAAGCTTTGCAGTATCGAATGGGTTTTGCCAAGTGGTTATGGTTATATAGCTGTATCGTAATTATTTTAATCACTGCAATTTCAATTATTTCATGGAACGGACTAAGCAGCCTTTATAACAGTATTTATGATCAGTCTGATATACAAAATAATAAAGCCATAAAAATCACAAAAATATCCCAGTTATTAAATGAAAACTACAGTTTGGCGATATCATTAAACCAGCCTAGTCAACAGCGAGTTCTTCCTTATGACTTGGTGGAAAATAAGAATATAATAAGTAAAATAAAAAGAAATATAAATGAGATCACAAGAAGTACTGAAAGCCTATTAAAAATAAGCCAAAATGAAGTTGAAATAAATCTTATAAATGAATTTCAAAAACGTCGAAAGGAATGGCTTAAAATATTACTATTAAGCCAGCGACAAGATAAAGCACATATCACAGATAATGAGTTTGGCATACTTCAGGATAATATTAGAAAAAATGCAACAGCAACAGTAGAATCACTGTATAGAATACGTGAACTTAATGACAATAAAGCTGCAGAATTATTGTTACAAGTTGATAAGAATTATAAAAATACGTTAATAACGCTATCAACTGCTATCTTGATATGTATTATCGCAGCAAGTTTATTTTCGATCAGCACTATTAACTATATAAGAACAGTTGTCAAAAGAGTGATCAGGTTTGCTGAAACTATGAGCTATGGCGACTGGAGCAACCCCATAAACAACATTAATGAACCGGGTGAAATAGGAATATTATTAACACACTTAGAGCAGATGAGGGGGCGTTTACATAGCTTATTTACACAGAATAAGCAGGTCGAAAATAAAGCTACAAAACTCTTACTGGCTGTCAATCAAAGTAATAGTACTGTTTTGATGACAGACCTCAGCACAAAAATTATTTATGTTAACGAAGCATTCACTCAGACAACAGGTTATAAAGCGGAAGAAGTTATCGGAAGGACGCCGAAGATTTTACAGTCAAACAAAACCCCTGAAGAAGTGTATAAAGATTTATGGAAAAACCTGCGCCAAGGCATTACCTGGACAGGCGAGCTTATTAACCGATGCAAAGACGGAACTCTAATTACTGAGGTCGTCAAGATATCTCCGATAAAAAATATATCAGGAGAAACTGAAGGTTACATGGCAGTAAAAGATAATATCACTGAACTTAAAAAGGCCCACCAACATATAGAGAAAATGGCATATAGTGATGCTTTGACAGATCTTCCAAACCGACACAGGTTTATCAGAGAATTAAAAACATTGCTAAACAAGGGCAATAATTCTTTTAGTATTTTATTTATTGATCTTAATAACTTCAAACAGATTAATGATAGTAAAGGCCATAATGTTGGCGATAGCATATTAAAAACCATCAGCCAAAGATTAAGTGATTGCTGTAAAAATCAGTTTTTATTGGCCCGTGTCGGTGGTGATGAATTTGTAATTATCAGTCTTTTTATTGAAGAGTTTATGATAAAAAGACTTGTAAATAATCTACATCGCACATTATCAATGCCAATATATATTGATGACTATCAATATATATTGGGTGCTTCAATAGGCATATCAAACTTCCCTGAACATGGAAAAACTTCTCAGGATATTCTGCGTAGGGCAGATATTGCAATGTACCAATCTAAAATAAAAAATCTTCCCTACTGCATTTACAATAAAGAGATGGAATCACAGATTCAGAGAGAGCTGTTGATACTGCAACGATTTGAGCTGGCACTATCTACTTCTGAAGGGCTTAACATACACCTTCAACCACAGTTTTCACTTAAAGATAAAGCACTTATTGGTGCCGAAGTATTGCTTAGATGGCATGACAATATATTAGGAAATGTTTCTCCAGGAGAGTTTATCAAGATTGCTGAAAATTCAGGTTTAATCTTTAAACTTGATAAATGGGTTATAGAGCACACTCTTGACTATCTAAGTGAATGTAGAAGTGTTGCAATATTTAGCGGCAGAATTGCTATAAATATTTCTTCACAAACGCTGGAAAACCCCATATTTTCAAGCTGGATGAAAAACAGGATTAAAAACACTAAGGTTGATTCAAAATATATTGAACTGGAAATAACTGAAACTGGCCTTATGAATGATCCTGACAAGGCCTTGCAGAATATTATTAAATTAAAATCATTTGGTATTTCTGTATCGATTGATGATTTTGGAACAGGCTATTCATCACTTGCCTATTTAAGAAGATTCAATGCAGATAAACTAAAAATTGATAAAAGCTTTATTGATCACATTCATACATCTAAAACTGACCAATCTATCGTTTTGGCCACAATCGATCTCGCACATAGTCTTGGCATGAAAGCACTGGCTGAAGGAATAGAAAATGAAGATCAGGAGCAGATACTGGTGGAACTCGGCTGTGACTTTGCACAAGGGTATTATTACGCCAAACCAATGCCAAAAAAAGAGTTTACTGACCATTATTTAATAAACAACGAAATTATACATACTCAATAA
- the hslO gene encoding Hsp33 family molecular chaperone HslO: MQDDAIQADHLQRFIFDNAAIRGEWVQLKKTWQTVKVQREYPPAVAGLLGEMLAAAALLAETVKMSGRLVLQCRSDGPVSLLMVECTSEHTLRGLANWDGDIAEDATMQELLGEGNLAITIENIDAKQPYQGIVNVQGETIAEMLEMYFAQSEQLQTHIWLATDEQTAGGLMLQQLPDQDPEQHDENWTRINVLAETVTHEELLKLDAVSLLYRLFHEEMVRLLSTTVLEFSCTCSRQRVADTIKLLGRQEAEDIIAERGFVELACEFCNTHYQFDPVDVAGLFSDPLNIQNDSDTLH; this comes from the coding sequence ATGCAAGACGACGCCATTCAGGCCGATCATTTACAACGTTTTATTTTTGATAACGCTGCCATTCGTGGTGAATGGGTGCAACTTAAAAAAACTTGGCAAACCGTTAAAGTCCAACGTGAATATCCACCTGCAGTGGCTGGTTTGTTAGGAGAAATGTTGGCGGCAGCGGCGCTATTGGCAGAAACCGTTAAAATGTCTGGCCGTCTGGTATTGCAATGCCGGTCAGATGGGCCGGTATCATTATTAATGGTGGAATGCACCAGTGAGCATACTCTTCGTGGTTTAGCCAACTGGGATGGCGACATTGCCGAAGACGCCACCATGCAGGAATTATTAGGTGAGGGTAACTTGGCGATCACCATTGAAAATATTGACGCTAAACAACCCTATCAAGGAATCGTCAATGTGCAGGGTGAAACCATTGCTGAAATGCTGGAAATGTATTTTGCCCAATCCGAGCAATTACAAACCCATATTTGGTTAGCCACAGACGAACAGACTGCTGGTGGTTTGATGTTGCAACAATTACCCGATCAAGATCCTGAACAACATGATGAAAACTGGACTCGAATCAACGTTCTTGCTGAAACGGTCACTCATGAAGAACTGTTAAAACTGGATGCAGTATCTTTATTATATCGATTGTTTCATGAGGAAATGGTACGTTTATTGAGTACAACGGTCTTAGAATTTTCCTGTACCTGTTCACGTCAGCGGGTGGCTGACACCATCAAATTACTCGGCAGGCAGGAAGCAGAAGATATTATTGCTGAGCGAGGTTTCGTTGAACTTGCCTGTGAATTTTGTAATACCCATTATCAGTTTGATCCAGTGGATGTAGCAGGCTTATTCAGTGACCCGCTAAACATTCAGAATGATTCAGACACTCTTCATTAA
- a CDS encoding methyl-accepting chemotaxis protein, whose product MRFAVSLMSKLSYPKKMAVIAAIFLFPLTITFVSLVNSLNSGINASILEQRGLKYIDTVRPLYQKLAQHRGLINTYHSGQINLESDIINLREQISAQINTIEKNNSELGTELNINTLWSEIKNNWTQIESNSFSSPAGNIFQEHTLLIAKINNLFELVSEHSGLVLDPELDSSFIIEALVYRLPKVTENLGQMRGLASGLASKRQISQDEKTQLITFFSNILSDSESADKALNRASYEKPELESVLDTFLENRIAAFNNFINIINEEFLSNDFLTVNSKEVFESGTQAIAANYKLYDALVPVLDTLLQERIDRLKSERTMLILIIIAALSISIYLFIGFYRSTIEVIQNLVLATDQIANGDLTIEVQSSTQDESRQIVDALNKMTKHLNGMVNQLRNNASLLATASEELSSTTSQAKTNSLEQQNQSEQIATAMTEMSSTVKEIAKNAEMLAAEVKNATNDGLSSQKVIDDSIRSINKLADGVGNAVIAMQELTQSSQEIGSVLTVIKGVAEQTNLLALNAAIEAARAGEHGRGFAVVADEVRVLATRTQDSAKQIEAMIENLQQHTKQAADVMLIEKDNAQYVSQCTESATQSMHNIVESMTQISDMSTHVASAAEEQGLVSEEINRNVTYVHDLSSENLMGAEQIALATNELAKLASEMENIVQRFKV is encoded by the coding sequence ATGCGTTTCGCTGTTTCACTTATGAGTAAATTGTCCTATCCAAAAAAGATGGCAGTTATCGCAGCAATTTTTTTATTCCCGCTGACCATTACATTTGTTAGTTTGGTAAACAGTCTTAACTCAGGTATTAACGCGAGCATACTAGAACAAAGAGGATTAAAGTACATAGATACCGTTCGGCCATTATATCAAAAACTGGCTCAACATCGTGGGCTTATAAATACCTATCATAGCGGTCAAATTAATTTAGAATCCGACATCATCAATTTACGAGAACAAATATCAGCTCAAATTAATACTATTGAAAAAAATAACAGTGAATTGGGCACTGAGCTGAACATTAATACACTTTGGAGTGAAATTAAAAACAATTGGACACAAATAGAATCAAATTCTTTTAGTTCACCAGCAGGAAATATATTTCAAGAACACACTCTTCTTATTGCAAAAATAAATAATCTATTCGAGCTTGTCAGTGAACATTCTGGACTGGTTCTCGATCCAGAGCTTGATTCTTCTTTTATTATCGAGGCATTGGTTTATCGGCTTCCTAAAGTAACGGAAAATTTAGGGCAGATGCGCGGTTTAGCCTCTGGTCTCGCTTCTAAGCGACAGATTAGCCAAGATGAAAAAACACAGTTAATTACTTTTTTTAGCAATATTCTAAGTGATTCTGAATCAGCTGATAAGGCTCTTAATCGTGCATCATATGAAAAACCAGAACTTGAATCTGTTTTGGACACTTTTCTTGAAAATAGAATCGCAGCTTTCAATAATTTTATTAATATAATCAATGAAGAATTTTTGAGTAATGACTTTCTTACTGTCAACTCCAAAGAAGTCTTCGAGTCCGGTACGCAAGCCATTGCAGCCAATTATAAGTTATATGATGCTCTGGTCCCTGTTCTCGATACACTTTTACAGGAGCGTATCGATCGCCTGAAATCGGAACGCACAATGCTCATTCTTATCATTATCGCGGCATTATCCATTTCAATTTACCTGTTTATCGGCTTTTATCGCTCGACCATTGAGGTCATTCAAAACTTGGTTCTGGCTACTGATCAGATTGCAAATGGTGATCTGACTATTGAAGTCCAATCAAGCACACAGGATGAATCTCGCCAAATCGTTGATGCCCTTAATAAAATGACCAAACACTTGAATGGCATGGTCAATCAGTTACGTAATAACGCCTCATTATTAGCTACTGCTTCTGAAGAATTATCGTCAACTACCAGTCAAGCTAAAACAAATTCACTTGAACAACAAAACCAATCAGAGCAAATCGCCACGGCGATGACCGAAATGTCAAGTACGGTCAAGGAAATCGCAAAAAATGCCGAGATGCTGGCAGCCGAGGTTAAGAACGCTACAAATGACGGCCTTTCCAGCCAGAAAGTTATTGATGACTCCATTCGTTCGATTAATAAACTTGCTGATGGCGTCGGTAATGCTGTCATTGCGATGCAGGAACTGACACAAAGTAGTCAAGAAATCGGTTCAGTATTGACTGTTATAAAAGGTGTGGCCGAACAGACTAACCTGTTGGCATTAAATGCTGCTATCGAAGCCGCTCGAGCGGGTGAGCATGGGCGTGGCTTTGCTGTTGTTGCTGACGAAGTCCGCGTATTAGCTACACGCACTCAGGACTCTGCCAAACAAATTGAAGCCATGATAGAAAACCTGCAACAACACACAAAACAAGCAGCTGATGTTATGTTAATTGAAAAAGATAATGCACAGTATGTTTCCCAGTGTACCGAATCTGCCACCCAGTCCATGCACAATATCGTTGAATCCATGACCCAGATTTCTGATATGAGTACCCATGTTGCCAGTGCCGCAGAGGAGCAAGGGTTGGTATCTGAAGAAATCAATCGAAATGTTACCTATGTGCATGATTTATCATCCGAAAATCTTATGGGGGCAGAACAGATCGCTCTCGCCACTAATGAGCTGGCAAAACTGGCATCGGAAATGGAAAATATTGTTCAACGTTTCAAAGTCTGA
- a CDS encoding IS982 family transposase, translating into MYNLEKMYCEVDDFCQRFIPAWQHQQIAAGDKCRNKPGKLSESEVITILILFHQLRFRDFKTFYTHYARKHLKQAFPQLVSYTRMLKLLQSVLVPLCAFMTQRYGKPTGIAFVDSTKLAVCHNIRIPRNRVFSGVAERGKGTMGWFYGFKLHLLVNEQGEILSVKITTANIDDRKPIPDMVKQLWGTLYGDKGYLSQTLKEPLAEQGIKLVTGIRKNMKPQLMTLWDRLMLRKRYVIETIFDQLKNISQIEHSRHRSPVSFMVHLMAGLVAYTFQPKKPSIKLNRNEKGALMQI; encoded by the coding sequence ATGTACAATTTAGAGAAAATGTATTGCGAAGTCGATGATTTTTGCCAAAGATTTATCCCGGCCTGGCAACACCAGCAGATAGCAGCCGGAGATAAATGCCGGAACAAGCCTGGCAAGTTGTCGGAAAGTGAAGTCATCACTATTCTGATTTTATTTCACCAGCTCCGCTTCAGAGACTTCAAGACCTTTTATACACACTATGCCCGGAAGCACTTGAAGCAAGCTTTCCCCCAACTGGTTAGCTATACCCGCATGTTGAAACTGCTGCAAAGTGTGCTGGTTCCCCTGTGTGCCTTTATGACACAACGTTACGGCAAACCAACCGGCATCGCCTTTGTTGATTCAACCAAACTGGCGGTATGCCACAACATTCGCATTCCTCGGAACCGTGTCTTTAGCGGTGTTGCAGAGCGAGGCAAGGGCACCATGGGCTGGTTTTATGGCTTCAAGCTACACCTGTTAGTGAACGAACAAGGTGAAATACTTTCAGTAAAAATCACAACGGCCAATATTGATGACCGCAAGCCCATACCGGACATGGTCAAACAGCTATGGGGCACCTTGTATGGCGATAAAGGTTATCTGTCTCAAACACTTAAAGAGCCATTAGCCGAACAAGGCATTAAGCTGGTCACCGGCATTCGCAAGAATATGAAACCGCAACTGATGACGTTATGGGACCGGTTGATGTTGAGAAAACGCTATGTGATTGAAACAATATTTGACCAATTGAAGAATATTTCTCAAATCGAACACTCACGGCACCGCAGCCCTGTCAGCTTTATGGTCCACCTCATGGCTGGATTGGTGGCTTATACCTTCCAACCCAAGAAGCCTTCTATCAAGTTGAACAGGAATGAAAAGGGCGCGCTTATGCAGATCTGA
- a CDS encoding NAD(P)/FAD-dependent oxidoreductase: MSHIIIIGASTGGLPAAFECRAALGKSHRISVVSNTPIFHFVPSNPWVAVGWRKREDISFELASVLSDKNIDFYASGVTKIKPEANQLLLGDNSILNYDYLIVATGPKLAFDEIEGFGPTAHTHSICTVDHAEDSYHAWRQFLKKPGPIVVGAAQGASCFGPAYEFAFIMNRALRKAKIRDRVPMTFITPEPFIGHMGLGGVGDSKGLLESELRKNDIKWITNARVKSISKDTMLVEQVDENAEAIKTHQLAFDFSMLIPAFKGVDCVADLGEELVNPRGFLKVDEFQRNPAYPNIYGVGVCIAIPPVEATAVPVGVPKTGYMIESMAKAAVANIKAAIEDRPIETRASLNAVCLADMGHTGAAFVALPQIPPRNLAWMKKGRWVQWAKIAFEKYFLYRMKRGLPESYYERCLLRCFGISKIK; this comes from the coding sequence ATGTCACATATTATCATTATCGGAGCAAGCACCGGTGGTTTGCCTGCTGCTTTTGAATGCCGGGCGGCTCTCGGCAAATCACACCGTATCAGTGTGGTGTCCAATACCCCAATTTTTCATTTTGTTCCCAGTAATCCCTGGGTTGCCGTTGGCTGGCGTAAGCGCGAAGATATCAGCTTTGAATTGGCATCGGTATTATCCGACAAAAACATCGATTTCTATGCATCCGGGGTAACAAAAATAAAGCCGGAAGCCAATCAGCTCCTGCTTGGCGATAACAGCATCCTAAACTACGACTATCTGATTGTCGCGACTGGACCTAAACTGGCTTTTGATGAAATCGAAGGTTTTGGTCCAACTGCTCACACCCATTCCATCTGTACCGTGGATCATGCTGAAGACAGTTACCATGCCTGGCGTCAATTTCTGAAAAAGCCTGGCCCGATAGTCGTGGGAGCCGCCCAAGGTGCTTCCTGTTTTGGCCCAGCCTATGAATTTGCCTTTATTATGAACCGTGCATTGCGTAAGGCCAAAATACGTGATCGGGTACCGATGACCTTCATTACCCCTGAACCCTTTATTGGTCATATGGGGTTAGGTGGGGTGGGTGATTCAAAAGGATTGCTTGAATCAGAGCTTCGCAAGAATGATATCAAGTGGATCACTAATGCCCGAGTCAAATCCATTAGCAAAGATACAATGTTGGTTGAACAGGTGGATGAGAATGCCGAGGCTATCAAAACACATCAACTGGCATTTGATTTCAGTATGTTGATTCCAGCGTTCAAAGGCGTGGATTGCGTTGCCGATTTGGGTGAAGAATTGGTCAATCCCCGAGGTTTTCTTAAAGTGGATGAATTCCAGCGTAATCCTGCTTACCCGAATATTTACGGTGTCGGAGTTTGTATTGCGATTCCACCAGTTGAAGCCACAGCTGTACCGGTAGGGGTGCCAAAAACCGGCTATATGATAGAAAGCATGGCTAAAGCAGCGGTTGCAAATATTAAGGCAGCAATTGAAGATCGCCCAATCGAAACACGAGCTAGTCTGAATGCTGTTTGTCTGGCCGATATGGGACACACTGGGGCTGCGTTTGTTGCCTTGCCACAAATTCCACCGCGTAATTTGGCCTGGATGAAAAAAGGTCGTTGGGTGCAATGGGCCAAAATCGCTTTTGAAAAATACTTTCTGTACCGGATGAAGCGTGGTCTTCCCGAATCTTATTATGAACGCTGTCTGTTGCGCTGTTTTGGGATCAGCAAAATAAAATAG
- a CDS encoding Fic family protein — protein MIRDNNESTRLFEPLMVSASSPYKEELNDLAVDLVAHAADFRSSLPESIASSLVELIRSMNCYYSNLIEGHPTHPIDIERALKGDYSSDPEKRDLQFEAEAHIAVQKWIDEEGLTEAPTSPMMLQEIHRRFCEQLPAELLFVEMPETGERIPVTPGVFRERDVKVGHHIAISPGAVSRFMNRMDEVYSTAGRIESILAAGYAHHRLLWIHPFIDGNGRTARLMSYAMLCNSLNTTGLWSVARGLARKESEYKRHLQACDATRDGDLDGRGTLSEAALAAFTKFFLQICIDQIQFMKNLMKPERLKDRIVLWAEEEMRGGRLAPKSDSILREILYRGELERGEVSEILGVSDRSARRVTAALIESGALKSESSRAPLRIAFPATLAGRWMPGLFPEQ, from the coding sequence ATGATCAGAGATAACAATGAATCAACCAGATTATTTGAACCTTTAATGGTTAGCGCAAGCTCTCCTTATAAAGAAGAACTTAATGATCTTGCAGTTGATCTAGTTGCCCATGCAGCTGATTTCCGTAGCAGTTTGCCCGAGTCAATCGCATCGTCTTTGGTAGAACTGATCCGTTCCATGAACTGCTATTACAGTAACTTAATTGAAGGTCATCCTACCCATCCCATTGATATTGAACGTGCCTTAAAAGGTGATTACAGTTCTGATCCAGAAAAGCGAGATCTTCAGTTTGAGGCAGAAGCACATATCGCCGTGCAGAAATGGATTGATGAAGAAGGCTTAACTGAAGCGCCGACATCCCCAATGATGCTCCAAGAAATTCATCGTCGTTTTTGTGAGCAGTTACCTGCAGAGCTTCTTTTTGTAGAAATGCCAGAAACGGGCGAACGTATTCCTGTCACACCTGGGGTATTCAGGGAAAGAGACGTCAAAGTCGGTCACCATATCGCTATTAGCCCAGGCGCGGTATCCAGATTTATGAATCGTATGGATGAGGTTTACAGCACGGCTGGGCGAATTGAATCGATCCTCGCGGCTGGATATGCCCACCACCGATTACTGTGGATTCACCCTTTTATTGATGGAAATGGAAGAACAGCACGACTAATGTCTTATGCCATGCTATGTAATTCATTAAACACAACTGGATTATGGTCTGTTGCCAGAGGACTCGCTCGCAAGGAATCAGAGTATAAAAGACATCTACAAGCTTGCGACGCAACAAGAGATGGTGATCTTGATGGACGCGGTACATTGAGTGAAGCGGCACTAGCCGCTTTTACTAAATTCTTTCTGCAGATCTGTATCGATCAGATTCAATTCATGAAGAATCTGATGAAACCTGAGAGATTAAAAGATCGCATTGTGCTGTGGGCAGAGGAGGAAATGCGGGGAGGGCGACTTGCACCTAAATCAGATTCAATTCTACGAGAAATTCTCTATCGAGGGGAACTGGAACGTGGAGAAGTCTCTGAAATATTGGGGGTTAGCGATCGGTCAGCCCGGCGGGTCACCGCAGCACTTATCGAATCTGGTGCCTTAAAATCTGAGAGTTCGCGAGCTCCTTTACGCATAGCTTTTCCAGCCACGTTGGCCGGTCGTTGGATGCCAGGTTTATTTCCTGAACAATAA